In Bacteroidales bacterium, the genomic window AGCCGATTGACATTAGAAATACAAACAGCGTACACATCCTTTTTCCTATCTCCATTGAAATCAGCAATGGCGACTCCATACTCATTGTCTGAACTAACATTATAAACCAGGAGCTTCTGTGCTGAAAATCCTTTACCATCATGAATATAAGCCGGGAAGTTGGTGTTTCCCCTATAAAGTATCCGGCCATTCGAACCCGTCACCCATATTTCTCCATTTTCTGATTCTGAAATACTTTCAAAATTTTCATTGCAGTTAGAAGGCAACTGACGAAGTTGGCCATTCTTAAATTCAAGTATTATTCCATCAATACCAGCAAGAATTATATCACCTGACGCTGTAAGCAGTATCTTCCTTGCATGTTTAATGCGTTTATCTTCAACCAGGACTTCCGGAACGGTATTTCTCAACCGGATGATTTTATTTTCCAGCAATAAACAGCCCTCATCACTATTTCTGAAGGAGAAATCCCTTACGACTTCTCCGGGATAGTATTGTTTATAGCTACCCTTTTGATACAAGTATAATTCACCTGCAAAACTTAATGCCCAGCATTTGGATTCATCTTCACCATAAATCTTTTCTATGCTGTTTCTGGTTGGAGTGGGTGCCAAATGCCCGAAAACTCCATTTTTATAATAAGCTACCTCAGAGGTGCAGCAGAATAAACCAAAATCCTTATCGTGGAAATGTATATAACTAATGACATTAGTAAATGGAGATGGAATATTTTCAAGAATGCCATCATGATAATGGTAGAGCAATGATGTGTAGGTTTCCTGACTGATACTGAACCATATATCATCTTTTGAAACCGGGTAAAACCTGAATATCTTACCATTTACAGGGAAATTTAATTTCTGCAAATCAGTACTATCCCATCTATATATTTTATCGGTTAAAAAAAAACAATTTTTCTGATCATCAACAAAACACTGTTGAATATCTGCTTTGGTACCTGAATTGATTTTTTTGAAGCCTTGAGAATAGGTCTTATTTGACAATATAAACAGACAACAAACAAATAGTAACAAACCCCTGCTCAAAACAGTTGCACCCATTGAAGATGAAAATACAAGAAATCTAATTCGCATTTCTCAGGACTCTTATAATAACAATATTGTCAAAACGAATAACCTGGTTGCCATCCTCAAATGTATAAATATTGACTCAAAGAGAAATGAAAGATTCTTATATTTGGTATTCATTTTCAACACTTACTATCGATTTTCAATCATAATAATCAAATATCCTCGAATTCTATACCTCCTTCGCATGAAAACCTCATTCATAATTGTATTTTTATTTCTTTCTGCATTTGCCAAAGCCCAATGGTATGAAGGTAGTGTGCTGTATTTAGACGGCACCATAGAGAAAGGCTATATAAAATATTTTGAGGACGCCAGGAAAAGTGATGTTAATTTCAAATCTATTCCTGGAGAGAAAAGTAAGAATATTAAAAGTGAACAACTAAAAGAAATCCGGTTCATAAACGATAAAGGTGAAAACATCACCTATTTAAAATTACAACCGACATCTCATTATTCAAATATCAAAAACTCTTATATGGATCAATCCAAGACATGGTTTTCACTTTACTATCGAGGTGAATTTGATGTTGTGTGCCAGAAATCAAATATTTTGAACTATTACATACATATGCCAGGTAATGACAGTGCAATTCATATTCATATGGTCAATAAAGGATGGTATTTCAGGAATCAATTCCGGAAGCATGCAGAACAATTCTTTCAAGAAGCAGCTAAAGTAATTTTCAAATATAAGTGCAGTACAATGTCAAAAGATATTCAGGATAAGACCTTCCTACCTCTAACCATTGATGAACTGATTGAATATTACGAAAAGAATTGTGCAACAATAACCACCTGTCTTTAACAAACTTCTGTCAAGAGCCGGGTAAACGTGGAAAATACTTATTTTGGAGATCCAAAATAAATAGACAAGAACATGACTAGGATTAAAATATGTTGCATTGGTTCCGTCTCAGAAGCCAGGATGGCCATCGCTCTGGGCGCAAATGCCCTTGGGCTTGTCGGTAAAATGCCCAGCGGACCAGGAGTGATCCCCGATGAAACTATTGCTGGCATTGCCAGGGTTATTCCGCCCGGACTCTCCTCCTTTCTTCTCACAAGTGAAACAAATGCAGAAGCTGTGATTGCTCATCATCGCAGGACCCATACAAATACTATTCAGTTGGTTGACACCCTCTCTTTTGGGGAATACCCGTTGCTGAAAGAGGAAATGCCAGCAATCAGGATTGTGCAGGTAATTCATGTGTTGAATGAGCAATCTGTTGAAGATGCACTACTTATGACTCAGCATGTGGATGCCCTTCTGCTGGATAGCGGCAATCCATTCCTGGCAATTAAGGAATTGGGAGGAACAGGAAGGGTGCATAACTGGTTATTAAGCAGGGAAATCGTAAAACAATCGCCTATCCCTGTATTTCTTGCAGGAGGGCTGAATGCTGATAATGTCAGAGAAGCCATTGACATTGTTCAACCTTTTGGGGTAGATGTGTGCAGTGGTGTCAGAACCAATGGAATGCTGGATGAATTAAAACTTGAAGCTTTTATTAAAGCAGCCGGCTTGTGAAGAAGGAGTAATAGGATGATCTCAGGCTAAACTCCTGATCGAATTATATACATAAAAGACATATCAAAAAAATCAGGCTGTTTCAAAAGCATCATTTACTTTTGAAACAGCCTATTCATGCTGATAGTTTAAGAAACTACCGGTTTACTTTTTGGCAACCTTTGCTTTCTCCATGATGACAGCATAGGAATATCCGGCACCAAAATCTTTATTGAGGGTAATGGGTCCTTCAACCACAACAAAATCACCCACACTGGCTTCATCAGGTGTAGTAACGGTAAGGTCGTACTCACCACCAAAACTGGTTCCATCCTGGATATGCAGCCAGTTACTGCCCATAATCTGTGTATTCACCTTCACAACCTGTCCGCTAACCTTAATGGTTTTGCCGGAGAAAGAATTTCTCTTTTCAAGGAGTTGTGCAATGGTAGTTCCACCCTCTACAGGTTCAATTTTAACAGTTACCTGTTCGGGAGCTGCTTTCTGAGAACCGGGGGAAACGGCTGGCTTTCCATTGGACATTGCTATGGGTTGATCGCTGAATGTCTGTACAAAGAAGATCTTTTCAAAAGTTCTTTTCAATTCCTTGGATGTGAAGTTATCCATCTGCATATCTTGCACATAATAGTAAGTCCCGCCCTTTTTGACTTCCTGTTTGGTAATAGCAATCCATAATTCCTGATCATTCTCAGTGCCCCTCAGGTAAGTGTAGTTGCCTGTTTGGAGGACTTCCTCCACCTCTATCTTATGGGTTCCGGGGGCAAGCGCCACTTCATCACCCTTATTTTTAGATTTACATGATACCATGACCATAAGGATTCCTATGACCAGGAGAGTAATCGTTGTATTTAATTTCATATGATTTATTGATTTATATTGGACGACAAAGATATTTATAAATCTCAATGTATGTATAGATACAATAAGAAGTTAAGAAATGGGATTATAAAGAGCCATATTTCCTGCAAAAAGGTAAGTTTGTTGAGATCTTAAGAATTCAGTAGTATGGAATGGTTGAATGACTTGCTTTGGAAGGAATCTGTTGCCCAAACCATTATCCTTTACAGTTTTGTAATTGCAATAGGAGTCGCCCTGGGAAAAGTAAAATTTTACAATATCTCCCTCGGGATCACTTTTGTGTTGTTTGCAGGGATTGCTGCCGGACATTTTGGGTTTTCCGTGAATCATGAAATTCTTGATTTTGCAAAGGATTTTGGGTTAATCCTTTTTGTTTTTTCGATAGGCTTACAGGTCGGGCCCGGGTTTTTCTCTTCCTTCCGCAAAGGGGGATTCACGCTGAATATACTGGCAATGGCAGTTATATTCCTTGGTGTAGCCGTTACCATTGTGTTGCATTATCTCACAGGAATCTCCATGCCAATGATGGTAGGCATACTTTCCGGTGCTGTTACCAATACGCCGGGCCTGGGTGCCGCTCAGCAAGCGCTTAAGGATGTTTCATCCACCGGGATTGCAGGAGAATTCCCGAATATCGGCCTGGGATATGCGGTTGCTTATCCTTTTGGTGTTGTTGGAATCATACTTACCATGCTGATAATCCGGAAGGTTTCACATGCTGATGTGGCAGCTGAAATAGAGCAGTATAACAAGGATCAGTTTCCGGAAGAATCGGCACCGGAGAAGGTAAGCATTGTGGTTACCAATGAAATGATTTCCGGTAAAAAAGTTGCAGAGCTTAAACCTTTACTAGCCAACGACACCGTAGTTTCACGAATTTTCAGGGAAGGTGAAGTACAATCCGCACAATCCGAATCCACCTTACTACTGAATGACATCATACTGATGGTCGCAAAAAAAGGTGATATCCCAACACTTATAAAGCTTTTTGGAAAAAAAAGTGAGTTGGACCTTTCCAGTCAGCCTGGCAGACTCATGTCAAAGCAGGTCCTGGCAACCAACCCTTCCATTTCCGGCCGATCACTTGAATCCCTCAAACTGAGGACCCGCTTTGGGATCAATATTACCAGGATTTACAGGTCAGGCATTGAGTTGGTAGCCTCTCCCCGATTGAAGCTTCAGTTGGGCGATAAACTGACTATCGTAGGTGAAGAAAGCTCTATTGAAAGTGCGGCCCGGGTACTTGGGAATTCTTTGAAACGATTAAATGAGCCTAATCTTTTCCCGATATTTATTGGAATCCTGCTTGGAGTATTGATCGGGAGCATCCCTTTTGCAGTCCCGGGAATTCCTACACCCATAAAGCTTGGACTTGCAGGCGGACCTTTAATTGTAGCTATATTCCTTAGCAAATTCGGATATAAACTCTCCCTCACCTCCTACACCACACCCAGTGCCAACCTGATGCTAAGAGAAGTAGGGATCGTACTTTTTCTTGCCAGTGTCGGGATAAAAGCCGGGGAGAAATTCATCCCGACCTTACTTTCAGGCGATGGATTCATCTGGATGGGTTATGGAGCCGTCATCACCCTGCTCCCTATTCTAATCGTTGGACTGATTGCCAAAATGATCTTGAAAAAAGATTTCTTTGAAGTCTGCGGACTTGTTTCAGGCAGTATGACTGATCCTCCGGCCCTTGCTTTTGCCAATTCCATTACACAATCGGAAACCCCGGCAGTTGCCTATGCCACTGTTTATCCGCTTGTGATGTTCCTTAGAATCATATCTGCACAGCTCCTGGTTATGGCCTTTTCATAGAGAGTCTGATTTAAACAAATCCATTGAGGTTTGTGTTATGCTTTCAGACCTAAGCATTATTTAAACATTTGAATTTATATTTAATCAAGTACTTCATCCACTGATCGAAGCAAAATACTATGAAAGCATTTGAAAAGAGCATTGAAAAATTCATTCTTTACAGCCGATGGCTGCAAGCACCTATATATCTTGGGCTCATTATTGCATCAGTAGCCTATTCAATTCATTTCATTATTGAACTGATTGGAGTAATTGCTGCATTTGATACCTATAACCAAACTACCTTCATGATGGCTATTTTGGGTTTGATAGACATATCAATGGTGATAAATCTTTTGTTTGTAGTCATTATCGGAGGATACTGGACCTTTGTGAGCAAAATTGAACTCTCGAAAGATGAAGATGAGCTGGACTACCTGGGTAAAATGACTGCAAGTGGTCTTAAAATTAAGCTTATCGTATCATTGGTCAGTATTTCCGGGGTGCATTTGCTCGAGACTTTCATCAACATCAAGAACTTTACCACTGAACAAGTCATTTTAAAAATCTCCATCCATCTTGTGTTCATCGTTTCGGCATTACTGCTGGCCTGGACGGATAAAATTCAGAAGGCGCATTAATTCCAAAAATGTTGTGAATTGCTTTTAGATTGCACTTTTGATTGACTAAGCAAATGTCTCATTGTTGAATGTCGGATGTCGGATGTCGGATGTCGGATGTCGGATGTCGGATGTCGGATGTGGAATGTTGAATGTCGAAGGCTTCTTCTGTAAATTGATCAAACTCAAATTTTTTCTAACCAAATCGCCTTGTCTACCCTTCGACTAAACTCAGTGTGACATCAAAAACTCATTCTTCCTCTCTCCCATTCTCTCCCTCTCCCATTCTCTTCCTCTCCCATTTCCTTTCTCCCCATCCCCCATCTCCTATCTCCCTTCTCTCAATTTTCAAATTGACTAATTCCCTCATCTCCAAGCCAAAGGCTTCCCTTCGGGAAATTGTCAAATTGTCGAATCGTCGAATCGTCGAGCCATAGGCTTCCCTTCGGGAAATTGATCAATACTCAAATTTTTTCTAACCAAATCGCCTTGTCTACCCTTCGACTAAGCTCAGTGTGACATCAAAATCTCATTCTTCCCCTCTCCCATTCACCCCCTCTCCCATTCACCCCATTTCCTTTTCTCCACATCTCCTATTCTCCTAATCTCCTAATCTCCTAATTTTCAAATTTTCAAATTTTCAAATTGTAATCCCCTACTCCACCCAATCAGCAATAAACAGGTTTGTATACCTGGTTCCACCATTATTCCTGTTCGAAGAAAAAATCAGCTTTTTCCCATCGTAGGAGAACATAGGGAATGCATCAAATACAGGATCAAAAGTGATTTGCTCTAAACCACTTCCATCAAGGTTTACCATGAACAGGTTGAAATTGAATCCATGACTACCGGCATGATTGGAACTAAACAGGATTTTCTTTCCGGATGGATGGAAGAAAGGAGCCCAGTTAGCCTTTCCTAAATGCGTAATTTGCGTCAATTCAGATCCATCCACCTTACAGGTGTATATTTCCATATTTGTTGGAGCAACCAGCCCTTCTGATAGCAGCTGCTTGTATTCGCTGATCTCTTCAGTAGTTTTAGGCCGGGATGAACGGAAAACAAGCTTCTTCCCATCGGGTGAAAAGAAAGCGCCACCATCATACCCCAATTCAAAAGTAACCTGCTTTACATTGCTTCCATCAATATTACATACATACAATTCAAGGTCCCCGGAACGATCGGAAGTGAAAACAATTTTATCACCCTGTGCCGAAACAGTTGCTTCTGCATCATATCCCGGGGCTGATACCAGGGTATCAATCAATTCTCCTTTTAAATTGGCTACATAGATATCAAAGTCGTTATACAGAGGCCAAAGATATTTCCCATCGGCTCTGCGCTGGGGTTCCGGCGGACAAGCATCACCTCCTGAGCGGGTTGAAGCATATAAAATAGACTGGTCACCCGGCATGAAGTAGGAACAGGTTGTTCTACCAACTCCATTGCTGATAAGCTGAGGAATATGGTCCTTCATATGTCCTTCGCTGAAAGGAAAACAATAAATCTGATCACAAAAGGCCTTCCATTCAGGATTTTTTGCCTGGAAAGTGATCTTTGTATCATCGAAACTGAAATATGCTTCGGCATAATCACCTCCTTGTGTGAGTTGCCGGATATTTTTTAAATGTTTTTCACTGGCATAGTGAACCGTAGTATCAGCCTTTAAAGTTGCAGCACCGTGTGGATGGCCGTGACTGAAAGATGTTAAGGGGGAAAAAGAAACAAGTGTAAGAGAGCAGATCAGATTGAAAAGAGCAGAGAAGCGAAGTCGATTCATTGAAGTTTGAAGTATTAAAGAAGAATGAGATTTAATTGATTATTAACTTTTATACCATAAATGAACAAAAAACGACTATAAAAAGTTTACAAAGCAATCAATTCTCCAACTCCGGGATTTTTTTTGACCATTGAGCTCTTCCAAATAATGGTCATGATAAATTAAAACCACTGGAGTTAAGCACCTAATAAACATTACTTTTCGGGTTATGAGTTGCACTACTATTGAAGAAGTTATCGCAGAATTAGATAAGATTATAAAACAGTCGGTATTTGATAATGACACCTATGGGATTTTTGCATATATCTATCGCAGAACCACCGCTGAAATAAGAGATAATATTGTAAAAGGGGTGTTCAATGACAACCGTCGGATGGAGGAATTTGATGTAGTTTTTGCAAACTTCTACCTGGAAGCTTATCAGAATTTCAGGATGAACAGGTTATGCAGTAAATGCTGGAATATTGCCTTCTCAGCCAGGCATGATCAGCTTAGTATTGTCCAGCATATTATGCTGGGAATGAATGCACATATAAACCTGGACCTTGGGGTTACAGCGGGCATGGTGATGAATGGGCAGGACCTGGAAGATATCAAAGAAGATTTCATGAAAGTGAATGATATCCTTGCATCTATTGTTGATGAATTACAACACAATTTGGGTAAAGTGTCGCGTGCTATGTTTCTGCTTGACTGGTTCGGGAAACGGCACGATGAAAATATTATCAATTTCAGTATGGCTGAAGCCAGGAAACAATCGTGGAGAACTGCCCAGGCAATAGCCCTCACGGAAGGAACAATGAGGATCAATGCTATCAGGGAGGTGGATGAATTAACATCGATCCTGGCCCATCAAATCCGGGTTCCGTCGTCCCGGTTTTTGAGATTCCTGTTACGTCTTGTTCGCAGATTTGAAGTAAAGGATACCCGGCTTGTCCTTCAAGGTATTCAATCCTGAAGTAACAACTCAGTTTCATTCTATTCCGAAGCGGAATAGGTTTGCGATCCACCAACCGGAGGAGAAATACAACACTCGGTATAACTCATTCTAATCAGCTTTGCATTTGCAAACCTGCCAAGAATGAGTATAAATAAATACCCTCAATTCCTGTGGGTTACTCTCTGTAATTCAATTCCCGGATTCAAGGATATGCTTGAAGGAGAGCATTATAAGAGCTATCCTTTCAGGCGATTTTACCCCTTTTGATTGCTATTAAACCTATCTGGTTGATGAATCGGGAAAATAAAAAAGTTACTATTTTACTATGAGGCAATAAATGAATAAATGTTTCTGAATTACTGCTCGTATTCTACCATTTCTCCAGGGAACTCTTTTCAATTTAACTCATTTATTCCAACTCTATGAAAAAGGCCATTATCCTTTGCACATTATTCCTGGCAGCCATCATTAGCTTAATCCCCGCAGAATTATCTATTCAAATTTCCTCAAAGGTATTTACCGGACAACCATTTGGTATGGAATCCACCATTGGCCATGGAGTCGCCATTTTATTGATTTTATCAGCCGGCTATTCAATTGCCAAAAACTTCATGTTAAATAAAGACGAACAGGAAAGTCACGACGGAATGAACAATTAATCCATTGCCTGAAATCCATCTCTTACTTTCTCAGGCCATTTCTTCCGTATTCAGGAAAAAATTTACTCTATACTCAATCGCAACGAATTTGCCCCAAAGGGGAGCCTTTGGTTCAAAGCAAGATTCTTGCAGATAGAGTTATGCCGGGGCGCACAAGTATCCTCCGCCAGCCGGCGGATCGCAAAATGATTCATCAACGGTATAATTGCTTATTGACGCCGCACAGACGCGGAATATCCTGATTGTGACTGAACTAATTAAATCAGATCAAAATCCTCTCTGCCCATTGCGGATTATGCAATTCAAAAATCACCAGGCTTAATTCCGGTCCATCATGTGAGGCACTGAAGGCGTTTGTCCTTCCAAACAGCTGTTGCCATTTTCCAGTGATACGGGCAGATTCATGCACATGACCATGCAGTGTGATAAATGGTTGCCTTTCTTCAATAAAACGCTGGATAGCAATACTTCCGACATGAACATCCAGGGGAACATGATCCACAGACTTTCCATCCAGGTCAGCCCTGTCAAGATCGCATTGATAGGGAGGGGAATGAAAGAGTAAAACGCTGTATGTCAGATCGTCGCCTTCAACTAATGCAGATAAGTCTTTTGCTATGGTATCCCATTCAGGGTCACCATCGGCGGGTCCGGTTCTGAGTCCTTCAATGGGTGAAAGACATCCCGGATCGACATACCTGGATACGTCATATTTCTCCCAATCTTTAAGTCGGAAAGGTGTAGGCGGGACATAAGCATATCCATAGAACCTGTATTTCCCAATCACCTTGCATTTCATATTCAGATCAGTCCATAAACCCTCTTTCTCACCTTCAGCAATTGGACCCCATTGATCTTTACGGTCGTCATTGCCAGGGATGAGGTAAATATCGGGGTAAGCACAATCCATTTGCTGCTTGAGTTTCCTGAACTTTGGAAGCAGGAAATCTTTACCAAAATCGGTCATTTGCTGAAAACCTTCTCTTCCAACGATACTTTTATGAGGGAGGAGATCTCCCCCCAGGAAAACAAAGTCTGGCTTTTCAAGCCTGATTTTGCGGGTAAGGGTTTCAAACCTGCTCATACTGCCATGAAGGTCGCTGACAAAGAAGCATTTATTCATGGTTTGTTTCTTGAGAACACTTATCCATTTTAAGAATCAGCAGAGTTAGTTCAAATTGCAAATTGAGGTGTTAAAAAGATCTGACAGGGATACCAAATTTAATAATTTAAATATGTTATTTACACCTGGCCGACTGAGTAAATATTCATTCAAATTTTAAACACGCCCTCAGTCAGGCGGTCTCTGCCCCAATGGGAGTCTTTGAATCATTTTACTTTTTTCATTTTGCTATTTTCATTTTGCATTTTTCATTTTGCATTTTCATTTTGCTTTTTTACTTTTTCATTTTGCTCTTTCTTACAATTTTTTGCATTTTACTTTTTGCATTTTGCATTTTTCATTTTACATTTTGCATCTTGCTATTTGACTTAATTAATCTTTTCCAACGCCCTTTTCCTTCCATTCCGCCAAAACAGTATCTTTGCTAAACTAAAAATATTCAGGATGATCAGGACACCCGAAAATGAGAACAGGATAGTAGTGGGCATAAGCCATGGTGATATCAATAGCATAAGTTATGAAGTGATTATTAAAAGTTGTCTTGACCAACGCATACTGGAACTTTTCACACCTGTCGTTTACGGGCTCTCCAAGGTTGCATCCTACCACAGAAAACTACTGAATATCCCTGATTTCAGCTTCAATGTGATCCATCGTGCCGACCAGGCAAATATCAAGCGTCCTAACCTGCTGAATATGCATGATAAGGATGTGAAAATCGATTTGGGAGAATCGACTCCAATTGCCGGTGAGTTGGCCTTATTGTCGCTGAATATGGCCATAGAAGACCTGAAAAAAGGGGCGATTGATGTCCTGGTAACAGCTCCCGTGAATAAAAACAATATTCAATCTGTCTCAAACGAACCATTTACCGGACACACAGGATACCTGGCACAGAAAATGGGAGCAAATGAGCCTTTGATGCTGATGGTATCCAATAACCTCAGAATAGGACTGGTAACCGGACATATTCCACTTTCTGAAGTAACACAGGCGATAAGCACTGAACTTATCCTGAAGAAAATTGCCCTGATGGAAGCCTCCCTGATAAAGGATTTTGCCATTCGCAAACCCAGGATCGCTATACTTGGGTTAAACCCGCATGCTGGTGACCAGGGGCTACTTGGTACCCAGGAGCAGGACATCCTTCAACCGGCCATCAATAAAGCAATAAACAGCGGATCACTGGTGTTTGGACCATATCCGGCTGATGGGTTCTTTGCTGCTCATCAATATAAAGAATTTGATGGAGTACTGGCAATGTATCACGACCAGGGACTCATTCCTTTTAAGACGCTTGCTTTTGAAAATGGAGTAAACTATACGGCAGGCCTGCCATTCATCAGGACTTCCCCTGACCATGGTACGGCTTATGACATTGCGGGTAAGGATAAAGCATCAGCAGATTCAATGCGGGCAGCTATTTACCTTGCATGTGACATTTTCAACAACCGGCTGATGTGGGATGAAATTACTAAGAACCCCCTGGCAATAGGGAAAATGGAAAAGGAGAATTAAACTTCTTTTCTTTCACTATCAAATTTTTATAATGGATATAGGACATCCAATTACTGAAGTACTCAGCAGTGTTAAAGGCAGTTTTATCCAGCGCGCCAGTGATGGGTCTGTGATTACTGAGCTCCTGACGGATAGCCGTCGGCTGGTATCGCCCGAAGGATGCCTTTTCTTTGCCCTGACCAGTAAAAGGAATGATGGGCATCGGTTCATTGAAGACCTTTATAATAAGGGTGTTAGAAATTTTGTAGT contains:
- a CDS encoding phosphoribosylanthranilate isomerase; its protein translation is MTRIKICCIGSVSEARMAIALGANALGLVGKMPSGPGVIPDETIAGIARVIPPGLSSFLLTSETNAEAVIAHHRRTHTNTIQLVDTLSFGEYPLLKEEMPAIRIVQVIHVLNEQSVEDALLMTQHVDALLLDSGNPFLAIKELGGTGRVHNWLLSREIVKQSPIPVFLAGGLNADNVREAIDIVQPFGVDVCSGVRTNGMLDELKLEAFIKAAGL
- a CDS encoding SH3-like domain-containing protein; its protein translation is MKLNTTITLLVIGILMVMVSCKSKNKGDEVALAPGTHKIEVEEVLQTGNYTYLRGTENDQELWIAITKQEVKKGGTYYYVQDMQMDNFTSKELKRTFEKIFFVQTFSDQPIAMSNGKPAVSPGSQKAAPEQVTVKIEPVEGGTTIAQLLEKRNSFSGKTIKVSGQVVKVNTQIMGSNWLHIQDGTSFGGEYDLTVTTPDEASVGDFVVVEGPITLNKDFGAGYSYAVIMEKAKVAKK
- a CDS encoding putative transporter; translated protein: MEWLNDLLWKESVAQTIILYSFVIAIGVALGKVKFYNISLGITFVLFAGIAAGHFGFSVNHEILDFAKDFGLILFVFSIGLQVGPGFFSSFRKGGFTLNILAMAVIFLGVAVTIVLHYLTGISMPMMVGILSGAVTNTPGLGAAQQALKDVSSTGIAGEFPNIGLGYAVAYPFGVVGIILTMLIIRKVSHADVAAEIEQYNKDQFPEESAPEKVSIVVTNEMISGKKVAELKPLLANDTVVSRIFREGEVQSAQSESTLLLNDIILMVAKKGDIPTLIKLFGKKSELDLSSQPGRLMSKQVLATNPSISGRSLESLKLRTRFGINITRIYRSGIELVASPRLKLQLGDKLTIVGEESSIESAARVLGNSLKRLNEPNLFPIFIGILLGVLIGSIPFAVPGIPTPIKLGLAGGPLIVAIFLSKFGYKLSLTSYTTPSANLMLREVGIVLFLASVGIKAGEKFIPTLLSGDGFIWMGYGAVITLLPILIVGLIAKMILKKDFFEVCGLVSGSMTDPPALAFANSITQSETPAVAYATVYPLVMFLRIISAQLLVMAFS
- a CDS encoding TIGR00645 family protein, with the translated sequence MKAFEKSIEKFILYSRWLQAPIYLGLIIASVAYSIHFIIELIGVIAAFDTYNQTTFMMAILGLIDISMVINLLFVVIIGGYWTFVSKIELSKDEDELDYLGKMTASGLKIKLIVSLVSISGVHLLETFINIKNFTTEQVILKISIHLVFIVSALLLAWTDKIQKAH
- a CDS encoding PD40 domain-containing protein; translated protein: MNRLRFSALFNLICSLTLVSFSPLTSFSHGHPHGAATLKADTTVHYASEKHLKNIRQLTQGGDYAEAYFSFDDTKITFQAKNPEWKAFCDQIYCFPFSEGHMKDHIPQLISNGVGRTTCSYFMPGDQSILYASTRSGGDACPPEPQRRADGKYLWPLYNDFDIYVANLKGELIDTLVSAPGYDAEATVSAQGDKIVFTSDRSGDLELYVCNIDGSNVKQVTFELGYDGGAFFSPDGKKLVFRSSRPKTTEEISEYKQLLSEGLVAPTNMEIYTCKVDGSELTQITHLGKANWAPFFHPSGKKILFSSNHAGSHGFNFNLFMVNLDGSGLEQITFDPVFDAFPMFSYDGKKLIFSSNRNNGGTRYTNLFIADWVE
- a CDS encoding metallophosphoesterase, whose translation is MNKCFFVSDLHGSMSRFETLTRKIRLEKPDFVFLGGDLLPHKSIVGREGFQQMTDFGKDFLLPKFRKLKQQMDCAYPDIYLIPGNDDRKDQWGPIAEGEKEGLWTDLNMKCKVIGKYRFYGYAYVPPTPFRLKDWEKYDVSRYVDPGCLSPIEGLRTGPADGDPEWDTIAKDLSALVEGDDLTYSVLLFHSPPYQCDLDRADLDGKSVDHVPLDVHVGSIAIQRFIEERQPFITLHGHVHESARITGKWQQLFGRTNAFSASHDGPELSLVIFELHNPQWAERILI
- the pdxA gene encoding 4-hydroxythreonine-4-phosphate dehydrogenase PdxA, coding for MIRTPENENRIVVGISHGDINSISYEVIIKSCLDQRILELFTPVVYGLSKVASYHRKLLNIPDFSFNVIHRADQANIKRPNLLNMHDKDVKIDLGESTPIAGELALLSLNMAIEDLKKGAIDVLVTAPVNKNNIQSVSNEPFTGHTGYLAQKMGANEPLMLMVSNNLRIGLVTGHIPLSEVTQAISTELILKKIALMEASLIKDFAIRKPRIAILGLNPHAGDQGLLGTQEQDILQPAINKAINSGSLVFGPYPADGFFAAHQYKEFDGVLAMYHDQGLIPFKTLAFENGVNYTAGLPFIRTSPDHGTAYDIAGKDKASADSMRAAIYLACDIFNNRLMWDEITKNPLAIGKMEKEN